The DNA window AATAACTGCCACTGGGGATACTAATATTAACTCTGGGGAACTCCATGTTCTCCAAGATTTGCACAAACGAACTTTTCCTGAATATCATTGCAAACAACAATTGAATTATCATCAAATTGTTTCATAAATGACACATTATAGCAAAAAATttcacaaaatccaaaaaaatatatttagtggCCATTCCAATTTTTTGGCCACCTGGAGTATCATCGCTGAGAAAGGGCAAGGTTAGAACTAAAGAAATGCAAATGGCAAAAAGTCCAAAAAAGAGGGGGCATGGGGAACCCAGCACTAATCCACACACCATCTTTATGTGATGCTAGCTGCCTGCcagtatttaataaaaacctTCCACTTCTCCATAAATCAGAATCTGAATCTTGAACCAAAGAATCCACTAGCTGAAGCAGGTTTCTTTCAAGctgcaaaaacaacaaatataccCTGCAAGTGGTCAGCATAAGGTTAGGTTTATAATTCCTAAGGTTCATTACACCAGTTCACTCACTTGCTCCCAGGAAGCAGATGGCATTGACAAATAAACTGATAGAACAACACAGCCAGGCCTTATATAACTCTCCATTTCTGATGGACTGTTAGATAGCCAATTGTATATCTGAAAGAGAAATGATACAATCATGTATTAGATAGATTCCCTCCCAATAAAACTGTAAGTTAGTAATTGTAGGTCTGAAAGAGAAACGATGGATCATGATATAAATCCTCAAAAAGCATCCATTACAGCGTCTccatgcaaatatattaaaaaaacacataaaaccaaaatataCAATAAACTCACCTTTGTGCGTAATGTCCCAGGGAAATGACTGGGATCCTTGTcaaatagtttaaaaattattcgcCCAGTCCGATCCTGCAGATGAAAAACACAACCATTTGACACaatttaacaatattagcacATGCAAGTATGAATAGAGAGCAGTTTGaagctaaaaataaatacagaacTTGGTCTAATGACAGGCTACCTGAGGATCAGAATTCTGACTAGAAGGTGAATGATCAGACCCAGAGGAAGATGTATATCCTCCTCGGTATGGGAAACTTTGAAATGAACTGTGGTCAGGTTCTCTGTTTGGCCCTCTAAAGAGCTCAAGCGGCAAAACACAGCCATGACTTCTGTCACCTTCAACATTTGCATTAACCTCTCTGCTGACTGACATCTTTTCTGATTTCATAGTTTCTGCGGTGCTCTGCAATGGGAACAACTTCTGCACAACAGGAGGGGATGATGATGGAGACCTCTCTTCAATGGGATTACTGCTgtcagaagaaaaatatttcccaGAAGATGCTGGTTTTTGACGGCTCTCATTCTCAGGTGATGAGCTAAACAGTTGTAATGGTAGGTTAGGACGAGATTCTTGAATCTGGTAATCTGAATCTTCAGCAGGAGACTCGTAACAGCGACTAATTCTCTCAACGCCCACAGCAGGAAACTCTACATTAGATCTTTTCTGCAAATGGGGAACAGTCACTTGATTGGGGCCAGGCAACTTAGACTTGTCATTGTCACTGCTCTGACTGCTTCTTTGAGATAAAATTGCAAGAGCATCTGGAGCAGATGCTGCCAAAGTGGTTGAAAGAACAGCAAGTAAGTCATTGGTTGATGGAGAAGATGCAGTTCCATTCAATCTGTTTTGATGTCCTAAATAAGGTTGGTTGGGGTTTTTCACATTTAAACTTGCAATATTTGATAACTTTGCAGCAAGATCCATTGGCAAAGGCagtgaatttattttgttaagaaTCTGGATGAGTTGGTCTTTATCTGGTACTGTTGGGCAGTTTGTACTTTTATCATCATTCCTCCCTATGATTTTCAAGGTAAAGATTTCAGCACAGCACAAAGGGCGGAACATAAAAGTCAATCATTGGAAGATATGTTTTACCTTGTGAGCGAGCCAAAGCAGTTAACAAGTTTACAATATCCAAGTTTCCATTATTGTTCATATCCGGGTTTCCAGGGAGTAGCAGCCGTGAGGTTACATCCTCAGGCTGGGTTTTCCTTCTTCGTCGGTTGTGCCCTGCAAGCCTACGTCTACAACTTCTCTTTCCCTCATCGAATTCAGTGAGAGGATGAAACCTACGTATTGCATAGAAGGTCTCATATAAGCTCACAGTGGAAAAACTTACTTATCAAAGCAAAAGCATTAGATTAAAACATCACTATGTACCCTATCAAACAAAAAGAGAGCActtacaaataaaagaaaaaaaaaaactaagtgaaGAACTTGAGTCTCTCAAGTTAATCTAGTGGTATAAGGCTGATACAACAATCAAATATGAATCTGCTCAGCAAATTAAAGACAACCTGCTGCATTGCTGACAAAACCTCTGCATCTGTTTTCCCACCAGGGCTTTTGTGGCTTTACTATGAACCTGGCACACTTTATGTCGGCGGTGATAGTCCTTAGCTTTTGATAGATCTTCCTTGCAGTTATCAACCTGACACATTGGATAACTACCATTACCGGGTGATCCAGACCTGACCCTCTTGTTGGGTCTTGACACAGGCTCCTCAACAGAAGTCAAACTCCCACCTAGATTCAAGCCAAgaccatcatcatcttcattaacagaattggatttgtttttggaatcactcttatcttttttcttaGGTTCTCTAGAAACAGTTCCCAGCCGTAAAGTTTCAGCAGCTACAGAAGGTTTAGCAACAAAACCGACACTATCCCAATCCCATGCCTTGGAATTCCAGTTTTTTTCCCTAGAAGCCTGAAGAAACTGATGTTGTTGGAGCTGAGAATTGGGAGACTGGTAAGAAAGATCATGTTTTTTTGCCATGGAAGTCATATCACAGTATCTACTAGAAAGTGCTTCATGAATGAATATGGGAGCAGCTACTTGCGCACCCACCTCTTCCATGACTTTGAAAAGGCCTCGCCCTCACAAATAATAAAGCCTACATACATAAATAAAcagataaaaaccaaaatccaaATGGGTTTTCTATCAGAATTAGAATTACTCATAAAATATATCAGTCTGAATAAAgaaatttcctttatttttctttttgcttttttttttttgcgggaaaaaaaaagaaagcctcCAATCCAAGTCTGGAGTAAGCAAGGGCGGCGAGTAGTTGTCTGGTTTATGTAGAAGTATGTTCTCTATCAGATAATAAAGTAAGCAAGGGCAAGCAGTTGTCTGGTTCATGTAGAGGTGCGTTCTATACCggataaatttagaaaaaaattattattattattgagttATAAATAGAGGTCgcaaaaattgttaattttgagcTGTGAAAGAATAAAATAGGAGATTGGTAATTACAAGGAAGAAAATCTAGTGAAATGAGAGAGTCAAAATCCAATCTACTTCTCACACGCACACATACcttaggaggaggaggagaacggCATCTTCTTTTGCCTGTAATAATCGAACTCCGATATTTCCGACCAAGACCTCAGATCTGAGAGTTAAATCCTCAAAAACAAAGTCCAACGTTGTTTGGCGGCAAATCAGCAGATTAACAATAATA is part of the Populus trichocarpa isolate Nisqually-1 chromosome 2, P.trichocarpa_v4.1, whole genome shotgun sequence genome and encodes:
- the LOC7474540 gene encoding squamosa promoter-binding-like protein 14 isoform X1, which encodes MEEVGAQVAAPIFIHEALSSRYCDMTSMAKKHDLSYQSPNSQLQQHQFLQASREKNWNSKAWDWDSVGFVAKPSVAAETLRLGTVSREPKKKDKSDSKNKSNSVNEDDDGLGLNLGGSLTSVEEPVSRPNKRVRSGSPGNGSYPMCQVDNCKEDLSKAKDYHRRHKVCQVHSKATKALVGKQMQRFCQQCSRFHPLTEFDEGKRSCRRRLAGHNRRRRKTQPEDVTSRLLLPGNPDMNNNGNLDIVNLLTALARSQGRNDDKSTNCPTVPDKDQLIQILNKINSLPLPMDLAAKLSNIASLNVKNPNQPYLGHQNRLNGTASSPSTNDLLAVLSTTLAASAPDALAILSQRSSQSSDNDKSKLPGPNQVTVPHLQKRSNVEFPAVGVERISRCYESPAEDSDYQIQESRPNLPLQLFSSSPENESRQKPASSGKYFSSDSSNPIEERSPSSSPPVVQKLFPLQSTAETMKSEKMSVSREVNANVEGDRSHGCVLPLELFRGPNREPDHSSFQSFPYRGGYTSSSGSDHSPSSQNSDPQDRTGRIIFKLFDKDPSHFPGTLRTKIYNWLSNSPSEMESYIRPGCVVLSVYLSMPSASWEQLERNLLQLVDSLVQDSDSDLWRSGRFLLNTGRQLASHKDGKVRLCKSWRTWSSPELILVSPVAVIGGQETSLQLKGRNLTGPGTKIHCTYMGGYTSKEVTDSSSPGSMYDEINVGGFKIHGPSPSILGRCFIEVENGFKGNSFPVIIADASICKELRLLESEFDENAVVSNIVSEEQTRDLGRPRSREEVMHFLNELGWLFQRKSMPSMHEAPDYSLNRFKFLLIFSVERDYCVLVKTILDMLVERNTCRDELSKEHLEMLYEIQLLNRSVKRRCRKMADLLIHYSIIGGDNSSRTYIFPPNVGGPGGITPLHLAACASGSDGLVDALTNDPHEIGLSCWNSVLDANGLSPYAYAVMTKNHSYNLLVARKLADKRNGQISVAIGNEIEQAALEQEHVTISQFQRERKSCAKCASVAAKMHGRFLGSQGLLQRPYVHSMLAIAAVCVCVCLFFRGAPDIGLVAPFKWENLNYGTI
- the LOC7474540 gene encoding squamosa promoter-binding-like protein 14 isoform X2; translation: MEEVGAQVAAPIFIHEALSSRYCDMTSMAKKHDLSYQSPNSQLQQHQFLQASREKNWNSKAWDWDSVGFVAKPSVAAETLRLGTVSREPKKKDKSDSKNKSNSVNEDDDGLGLNLGGSLTSVEEPVSRPNKRVRSGSPGNGSYPMCQVDNCKEDLSKAKDYHRRHKVCQVHSKATKALVGKQMQRFCQQCSRFHPLTEFDEGKRSCRRRLAGHNRRRRKTQPEDVTSRLLLPGNPDMNNNGNLDIVNLLTALARSQASAPDALAILSQRSSQSSDNDKSKLPGPNQVTVPHLQKRSNVEFPAVGVERISRCYESPAEDSDYQIQESRPNLPLQLFSSSPENESRQKPASSGKYFSSDSSNPIEERSPSSSPPVVQKLFPLQSTAETMKSEKMSVSREVNANVEGDRSHGCVLPLELFRGPNREPDHSSFQSFPYRGGYTSSSGSDHSPSSQNSDPQDRTGRIIFKLFDKDPSHFPGTLRTKIYNWLSNSPSEMESYIRPGCVVLSVYLSMPSASWEQLERNLLQLVDSLVQDSDSDLWRSGRFLLNTGRQLASHKDGKVRLCKSWRTWSSPELILVSPVAVIGGQETSLQLKGRNLTGPGTKIHCTYMGGYTSKEVTDSSSPGSMYDEINVGGFKIHGPSPSILGRCFIEVENGFKGNSFPVIIADASICKELRLLESEFDENAVVSNIVSEEQTRDLGRPRSREEVMHFLNELGWLFQRKSMPSMHEAPDYSLNRFKFLLIFSVERDYCVLVKTILDMLVERNTCRDELSKEHLEMLYEIQLLNRSVKRRCRKMADLLIHYSIIGGDNSSRTYIFPPNVGGPGGITPLHLAACASGSDGLVDALTNDPHEIGLSCWNSVLDANGLSPYAYAVMTKNHSYNLLVARKLADKRNGQISVAIGNEIEQAALEQEHVTISQFQRERKSCAKCASVAAKMHGRFLGSQGLLQRPYVHSMLAIAAVCVCVCLFFRGAPDIGLVAPFKWENLNYGTI